The DNA window ACCATCATTGCCGAGAACCAGCTGATTGAAGGCGCTCCCAACGGCACCGGCGATCTGTTCGCGGCGCTGTTCTTGTCGAGGTTGATCGGCGGCGCGTCCGACGAGGCGGCCCTCGCCGCCGCCTCGGCCTCCACCTTCGAAGTGATCGCCCGGTCGGTGAAGGCTGGAGCGCGCGAACTGGAGTTGGTCGACGAGCAGGACGCCCTGGTCCACCCGATGGCCATGGTCGATATTCGTCGGCTAGGGACCTCTCGAAGGGGCGTCGCGCGGCCCTCGACGATCGAGACCTTGTGAAACGCGCGATGATTGACGCCTATAAGTAGACTTCCGTATAACCCGCCGGGCGGGAATCTTGTCCGTCGCCTTGCCCTCCAGCCGGACTTCCATGATGACTGAACCGAAAGCTCCCCTTCGCCCGAAGCTGCCTGCCTCCTTTCCGGGGCGTCTGACGACCGGTTACGAGGCTTTTCGGGAAGGCCGTTACCCCAGCGAGAACGAGCGCTACAAGCGACTGGCCTCCGAGGGACAAAAGCCTCACATCATGATCATCGGCTGTTCGGACAGCCGTGTGTCGCCAGAAGTGATCTTCGATGCCGGTCCGGGCGAGATCTTTGTCGTCCGCAACGTCGCCAACCTCGTGCCACCCTATACGCCGGATGGTGAGACGCATGGCACCTCGGCTGCCCTCGAATTCGCGGTGATAGCGCTCGCCGTTCGCCATATCGTGGTGATGGGCCACGGTCGTTGCGGCGGCATCGTGGCGGCGCTCGACCACCGCGCCCCGCTGACGCCGACCGATTTCATCGGCAAGTGGGTGTCGGTGCTGGATGAGACGACCGAGCGGGTGCGCTGTGACCATTCCATCGGCCCTGGCTTGCGCTACACCGCGCTTGAGCATGAGGCGATCAAGGCGTCGCTGAACAATCTTCTCGCCTATCCCTTCGTCAAGAACCGGGTCGAGTCCGGTTCATTGGCGTTGCACGGCGCGTGGTTTGATGTTGCCGAGGGCGAGCTGCACGTGCTCGACCGCGACAGCGGTGATTTCACCGTCCTCTCCGGTACGCTTGCCCCTTGAACCTTGGCGACAAGGCGATTACGGCTAGCGGCCGAAAGCCGGCCGGAGGAGGTCGTGCGCCCCGTTTTCAAGTTCTAAGGATGCGATGATGGCAAAGAATTCGCTGTTCCTGCTGCCCGGCGACGGCATCGGCCCGGAAATCATGACCGAGGTCGAAACGATCATTGCCTTCCTGAATGGCAAGGGTCTCACCGATTTTTCGCTCGATCGCGGTCTCGTCGGCGGTTCGGCCTACGACGCCCACGGCGCGGCCATTTCGGAAGCCGACATGGCCAAGGCGCTGGCCGCCGACGCGGTGCTGTTCGGCGCCGTCGGTGGACCCAAGTGGGATAGCGTTCCTTATAATTGCCGCCCGGAAGCTGGCCTCCTGCGCCTCCGTAAAGACCTCGGCCTGTTCGCCAATCTTCGTCCGGCCATCTGCTATCCGGCGCTGGCCGACGCCTCCTCGCTGAAGCGCGAAGTGGTGGAAGGCCTCGACATCCTGATCGTCCGCGAGCTGACAGGTGGCGTCTATTTCGGCGAGCCGAAGGAAATCGTCACGCTGGAGAACGGCGAGAAGCGCGCCGTCGATACGCAGGTCTACACCACGCACGAGATCGAGCGCATCGCCCGGGTCGCCTTCGACCTCGCCAAGGCGCGCAATGGCCGTGTCTCCTCGGCCGAGAAGCGCAACGTCATGAAGTCTGGCGTGCTGTGGAACCAGGTGGTGACCAAGGTCGGCAAGGAAGAGTATGCCGACGTCAAGCTCGACCACATCCTGGCCGACAACTGTGCCATGCAGCTCGTCCGCTACCCCAAGCAGTTCGACGTCATCCTGACCGACAACCTGTTCGGCGATGTGCTCTCGGATATCGGCGCCATGCTGACCGGTTCGCTGGGCATGCTGCCGTCGGCCTCGCTCGGTGCGCCTGACGCGGCCACCGGCAAGCGCAAGGCGCTCTATGAGCCGGTCCATGGTTCGGCACCGGATATCGCCGGAACGGGCGCTGCCAATCCGATCGCCATGATCGCCTCCTTCGGCATGGCGCTGCGCTATTCCTTCGGCCTGATCGATCTCGCCGGCAAGCTCGACGAGGCTATCGCCCGCGTGCTCGGCAAAGGGCTCCGGACCAAGGATATCGCCCAGAAGGGCGAGGCGACCATCGACACGCGCGCCATGGGCGCCGCCATCCTCGCCGAGTTCAAGGCACTGGTTGGCTGACCGGATATTCGACTTTCGGCGATCACGGCCGTACTCACGGCGTTGTTAACTCCCCCTCTCTTGTTTTCGAGGGGGACCGCACCAAATCATAATCATGACGGCACCGCCCAATAGGCACTGCCCCCCGTCTCGCCAGTGGCGGTGACCGTCGGCCGGGTTCCCCTCCCGGCCCCGCGCTGATCCCTAGCGCCGCGCCCAGCCTTCCCCCGAGGCTGGGCGCTTTCATGTTCAGGCCATGCGCCCCGGTCGCCGCACCGACATATCGGCGATTGTCGGCGGGTCGGTTTTTCAGTATAGAGCGCTTATGTACGCGAAGCCGCAGATCACGCGCCTGCCGACGTCGGCCGATTACTTTCCGGCCCACGATCACGCGCGCCTGCCATGGCGGTTTCTGGCGCGGCAGACCGGCGACAGCCGACTCCGGCCCTGAGATGACGGCCGACGTATCGGCCACTCCATGATTTTCTATGCATGTCAGGGGCGTGGTTCGCCCGCCTCACGGAATCGAAAGTTCGATCATCATGACCGCCAAGCTCCGCACCCTCTACGACAAGATCTTTGACGACCACGTGGTCGAGACGCAGGCCGACGGCACCTCGCTGCTCTACATCGACCGCCATCTCATACATGAGGTGACCAGCCCGCAG is part of the Pleomorphomonas sp. PLEO genome and encodes:
- a CDS encoding carbonic anhydrase — its product is MTEPKAPLRPKLPASFPGRLTTGYEAFREGRYPSENERYKRLASEGQKPHIMIIGCSDSRVSPEVIFDAGPGEIFVVRNVANLVPPYTPDGETHGTSAALEFAVIALAVRHIVVMGHGRCGGIVAALDHRAPLTPTDFIGKWVSVLDETTERVRCDHSIGPGLRYTALEHEAIKASLNNLLAYPFVKNRVESGSLALHGAWFDVAEGELHVLDRDSGDFTVLSGTLAP
- the leuB gene encoding 3-isopropylmalate dehydrogenase, translating into MAKNSLFLLPGDGIGPEIMTEVETIIAFLNGKGLTDFSLDRGLVGGSAYDAHGAAISEADMAKALAADAVLFGAVGGPKWDSVPYNCRPEAGLLRLRKDLGLFANLRPAICYPALADASSLKREVVEGLDILIVRELTGGVYFGEPKEIVTLENGEKRAVDTQVYTTHEIERIARVAFDLAKARNGRVSSAEKRNVMKSGVLWNQVVTKVGKEEYADVKLDHILADNCAMQLVRYPKQFDVILTDNLFGDVLSDIGAMLTGSLGMLPSASLGAPDAATGKRKALYEPVHGSAPDIAGTGAANPIAMIASFGMALRYSFGLIDLAGKLDEAIARVLGKGLRTKDIAQKGEATIDTRAMGAAILAEFKALVG